The following nucleotide sequence is from Leopardus geoffroyi isolate Oge1 chromosome A1, O.geoffroyi_Oge1_pat1.0, whole genome shotgun sequence.
tagtatcatacagaatatccACTGGCCTTAGAGTAGTTAGTAAAgtgaatataaagaaattaaagaccaaaAGCTTCTTTTCATTCATAACATTTCACTGTTGACATTGCTTAGTGACCGTAAACTACCTGATCGGAAGCTTTTTCTGCGCACACTCCGAAGGTAATTGCGGTAGAGCATGACACTAATAACTCGAGCCTGAAATTGTTTTGAAACAATGTAGTAGAGAATCACATCCAGACAGGTGCTGAGGTTCATGAGGAAGGTGGTAAAGGCCCCCCAGGGATTGTAACTGttctcctccccttccagcaTCAGGAAAGCAAAACAGATGTGGAAAGGCATAAAGCACACGAGCACCTGCACCACGAGTGTGATGATGATCCTTATAGACTTCTccttgacttttggtttcagcttagaTGTCTTCCCATGAAGGAGACTGTGAATAATGATCAAATAGCACCCAATCATAATGAACAgaggaatcaagaaaaaaaatatgagccGAGTGAAGTTCAACATGTTAATAGCTTTTAAGTGGATGATGTCAGAAATCTTCAGGCAGGTGGCGGGGGTGGAGGCTTTATCTGGGTCTTCATAGAGCAGTAGGAGCGGGATGGTGGTCGTCAGGGTCATTATCCAGATTCCCACACATGTTAGCACGGCTTTGCCTGTGTTTTTAAGTTCTTTGGCATATTTTGGCTGTACAATGGCCATGTATCTGTCAGcactaataaaagcaaaaagccaTAAAGCAATACTTGGATAAAACACCGTCAGAGCCCCAAGAATCTGGCAGAAGTACTCTCCAAATGGCCACTCACCTCTTGCGTAATAAAACATCCGAAAGGGTAAGCTCATTATAAATATTAAGTCCAGTAATGCCACATTCATCATATAGATGGTTACAGTGGTTCTCTTCTTGGTGGTACAACTAAAAACCCATAAGGCAGTGACATTAACAAATAATCCGATTATGAAGATACAGCTGTAGAAGACAAGGGCTGCGATCTTGTATTCTTCTGGGTGTGAGGTGTTAGAAGGGTAAGGTTGAGCTTGATCATGAGGAGTGGTCATCTTATAGCTTGTTGGGGGAATGGCACCTAGAAACTGCAAAATAGTTAAGAAGAATAGGAGGAATAAAACCTTTTGTTGAAAAGTAAATGCTTAAAACTCTCATACTTGGCATGTCAATGGATTTTAATTGTGAGAGTATTTTATGTTTAGAGACAATATATGTGTCTTAgtatttattaagaaattcaTGTCTTAGGTATTATTACTAATATGCACCAACCTATTAAAATGATCTGGTGTGTTATAATGTActggcaaatttattttttctctctctgctcaccttGCGTCTCCCCTAAAgaataac
It contains:
- the GPR18 gene encoding N-arachidonyl glycine receptor, whose translation is MTTPHDQAQPYPSNTSHPEEYKIAALVFYSCIFIIGLFVNVTALWVFSCTTKKRTTVTIYMMNVALLDLIFIMSLPFRMFYYARGEWPFGEYFCQILGALTVFYPSIALWLFAFISADRYMAIVQPKYAKELKNTGKAVLTCVGIWIMTLTTTIPLLLLYEDPDKASTPATCLKISDIIHLKAINMLNFTRLIFFFLIPLFIMIGCYLIIIHSLLHGKTSKLKPKVKEKSIRIIITLVVQVLVCFMPFHICFAFLMLEGEENSYNPWGAFTTFLMNLSTCLDVILYYIVSKQFQARVISVMLYRNYLRSVRRKSFRSGSLRSLSNVNSEML